The Megasphaera stantonii genome includes a window with the following:
- a CDS encoding YbjN domain-containing protein, translating into MNKKAELFQDYLKEKQIAAFTVDEIQDDALNTVVFRSHIDVGGNQLPTLVILDSSIYCMIRLLVAPKALRDDNKEAVLELMNGYNKKYKSFKYYADDEGNLVMDTCVLFKDGEADGDMIYTMFNVIINHLNESYKDTMKAIWQ; encoded by the coding sequence ATGAACAAAAAAGCAGAATTATTTCAAGACTATTTAAAAGAAAAACAAATCGCGGCCTTTACGGTCGACGAAATCCAAGACGATGCGCTGAACACCGTCGTCTTCCGCTCCCACATCGACGTCGGCGGCAACCAGCTTCCGACGCTGGTCATTCTGGACAGCAGCATTTACTGCATGATCCGCCTTCTCGTCGCGCCGAAAGCCCTGCGCGATGACAACAAGGAAGCCGTGCTGGAGCTCATGAACGGCTACAATAAGAAGTACAAGTCCTTTAAATACTACGCCGACGACGAAGGCAACCTCGTCATGGACACGTGCGTATTGTTCAAGGACGGAGAAGCCGACGGAGACATGATTTACACCATGTTCAACGTCATCATCAACCACTTGAACGAATCATACAAAGACACGATGAAGGCCATTTGGCAGTAA
- a CDS encoding indolepyruvate ferredoxin oxidoreductase subunit alpha, translated as MHLTFRKERCKGCGLCITVCPKQILALEDGTNIKGYRPAHCTDESLCIGCASCARICPDSIITIEKD; from the coding sequence ATGCATTTGACTTTCAGAAAAGAGCGTTGTAAAGGATGCGGTTTGTGCATCACCGTATGTCCCAAACAGATTCTGGCCTTAGAAGACGGCACGAATATTAAGGGCTACCGGCCGGCACACTGCACGGATGAATCGCTCTGCATCGGCTGCGCAAGCTGCGCAAGAATTTGCCCGGATTCGATCATTACTATTGAAAAGGACTAA
- a CDS encoding 3-methyl-2-oxobutanoate dehydrogenase subunit VorB has protein sequence MKREIWKGSEAIAEAAIRAGCRGFFGYPITPQNEIPEYMSLRMPQVGGVFVQAESEVAAINMVYGAAGSGVRAMTSSSSPGVSLKQEGISYAAGAQLPAVIVNVMRGGPGLGSIQPSQADYFQATRGGGNGDYRTPVLAPANLQEAVDLVQEAFDIADQYRTPVVVLADGLIGQMMEPIVWKEHKQRPLPPKDWASSGRGDRDHNNFINSLLIDAPSCEKHNEELLKIYAEIEKNEVRWEEIMLEDAELVFTAYGTPARIAITVAENLRKKGIKAGVFRPITLWPFPYARLREIAEQASVKVFLDVEMSAGQMVEDVKLAVGDRKPIDFYGRLGGMIPTVSEIEAKAEAVMGEVK, from the coding sequence ATGAAAAGAGAAATTTGGAAGGGCAGTGAAGCTATAGCTGAAGCCGCAATTCGTGCAGGCTGTCGCGGTTTCTTCGGATATCCCATTACCCCGCAGAATGAAATCCCTGAATATATGTCGCTGAGAATGCCTCAGGTAGGCGGCGTGTTCGTACAGGCTGAATCGGAAGTAGCAGCTATCAACATGGTATACGGCGCGGCCGGCTCCGGCGTTCGCGCTATGACGTCCTCGTCGTCTCCGGGCGTCAGCCTGAAACAGGAAGGCATCAGCTACGCCGCAGGCGCACAGCTGCCGGCGGTTATCGTCAACGTCATGCGCGGCGGCCCGGGCCTCGGCTCCATCCAGCCGTCCCAGGCAGACTATTTCCAGGCAACCCGCGGCGGCGGCAACGGCGACTATCGTACGCCGGTCCTGGCTCCGGCCAACCTGCAGGAAGCCGTTGACCTCGTACAGGAAGCCTTCGATATTGCCGATCAGTACCGCACGCCTGTCGTCGTCCTGGCAGACGGCCTTATCGGCCAGATGATGGAACCGATCGTATGGAAAGAACACAAACAGCGTCCCCTGCCGCCGAAGGACTGGGCTTCGAGCGGACGCGGCGACCGTGACCACAACAACTTCATCAACTCCCTGCTCATCGACGCCCCGTCGTGCGAAAAGCACAACGAAGAGCTGCTGAAGATTTACGCAGAAATCGAAAAGAACGAAGTACGCTGGGAAGAAATCATGCTGGAAGACGCAGAGCTGGTCTTCACGGCCTATGGCACGCCGGCCCGTATTGCCATTACCGTTGCGGAAAACCTGCGTAAGAAAGGCATCAAAGCCGGCGTATTCCGCCCGATTACGCTGTGGCCGTTCCCGTATGCCCGCCTGAGAGAAATTGCAGAACAGGCATCGGTTAAGGTATTCCTGGACGTAGAAATGAGCGCCGGCCAGATGGTCGAAGACGTCAAGCTTGCCGTCGGCGACCGGAAACCGATCGATTTCTATGGCCGGTTGGGCGGCATGATCCCGACCGTTTCGGAAATCGAAGCCAAGGCAGAAGCAGTCATGGGGGAGGTAAAATAA
- a CDS encoding thiamine pyrophosphate-dependent enzyme, with translation MKTIYAKSKGLQDTELHYCPGCSHGIVHKLIAETLEEMDAIKTAIGVCPVGCSVFAGNYFACDMLEAAHGRAPAVATGVKRTHPNVPVFTYQGDGDLASIGAAEIVHAAMRGEKFTTIFINNAIYGMTGGQMAPTTLIGQRATTAPLGRTVEQAGKPMRVAEMLSTLDGLVYAERVCVVDIPHLMKAKKAIKKAFERQMNGDGFTFIEVLAACPTNWGMDIHEANKWLMENMATYYPLGVIKDAEVQ, from the coding sequence ATGAAGACTATATATGCAAAGTCCAAAGGCTTGCAGGATACCGAATTACATTACTGCCCCGGCTGCAGCCACGGTATCGTGCATAAATTAATTGCGGAAACGCTGGAAGAAATGGATGCGATCAAGACGGCTATTGGCGTATGCCCCGTAGGCTGCTCCGTATTCGCCGGCAACTACTTTGCCTGCGATATGCTGGAAGCCGCTCACGGCCGTGCGCCTGCCGTAGCGACGGGCGTAAAACGCACCCATCCGAACGTCCCCGTCTTCACCTATCAGGGCGACGGCGACCTGGCATCCATCGGCGCGGCAGAAATCGTACACGCTGCCATGCGCGGTGAAAAATTCACGACGATCTTCATCAACAACGCAATCTACGGCATGACGGGCGGCCAGATGGCGCCGACGACCCTGATTGGCCAGCGCGCTACGACGGCTCCCTTGGGCCGTACGGTAGAACAGGCGGGCAAACCGATGCGCGTGGCAGAAATGCTGTCGACGTTGGACGGCCTCGTCTATGCAGAACGCGTCTGCGTTGTCGATATTCCACACTTGATGAAAGCGAAAAAGGCGATCAAGAAAGCCTTTGAACGTCAGATGAACGGCGACGGATTTACCTTTATCGAAGTATTAGCCGCCTGCCCGACGAACTGGGGTATGGATATTCATGAAGCAAACAAGTGGCTCATGGAAAATATGGCTACGTACTATCCTCTTGGCGTAATTAAAGATGCGGAGGTGCAATAA
- a CDS encoding 2-oxoacid:acceptor oxidoreductase family protein: MKHEVILSGFGGQGVMSIGKNLVEAGVEEDLQVSWVPSYGPEMRGGTANCTVILSDERIGSPLVEYPSEVVVMNRAALAKFGPHVQKGGIMFINSSIVPDKVDRDDVKVYYVPCDDIARELGNPKVSNMVMLGAYVAATKVLKVETIENMIHEMFTGKKAKLVPLNMEALKRGIACVEG, encoded by the coding sequence ATGAAACACGAAGTCATACTCTCCGGTTTTGGCGGCCAGGGCGTCATGTCTATCGGTAAAAACCTTGTAGAAGCAGGGGTAGAAGAAGATCTGCAGGTTTCATGGGTGCCCTCGTACGGCCCGGAAATGCGCGGCGGCACGGCGAACTGTACGGTTATTTTGAGCGATGAACGCATTGGTTCCCCGCTGGTAGAATATCCGTCGGAAGTCGTGGTCATGAACCGCGCGGCATTGGCGAAATTCGGCCCGCATGTACAAAAAGGCGGCATTATGTTCATCAACAGCAGCATTGTGCCGGACAAGGTAGACCGTGACGACGTCAAGGTATACTATGTACCGTGCGATGACATTGCCCGCGAACTGGGCAATCCCAAGGTCAGCAACATGGTTATGCTCGGCGCATACGTAGCGGCTACGAAGGTGCTGAAAGTAGAAACCATCGAAAACATGATTCATGAAATGTTCACGGGCAAGAAAGCCAAACTCGTTCCGCTGAACATGGAAGCCTTGAAACGCGGCATCGCCTGCGTAGAAGGATAA
- a CDS encoding Rpn family recombination-promoting nuclease/putative transposase has translation MTRELNRLNDVFFKYLLGDEKKKSLTLSFINGILNRTGNDLFTDLEFLDKEMTPITEAGKVSVLDIRARMNDGSQVNIEVQVCKDPDMARRSLYYWARMYSGALHKGAPYRSLMPAISINLMDFNAFEQYTTCHHSYHVRNDETHDILIGDLEMHFIELEKIRIGDIRKLRKSEQWIAYFSHQCSDEQREVLAMSEPAIKEAMNCEMHFTQDEKLRRKYEIQEKARRDYISMMYNIEKGREEGLEEGRKEGQEQERHRIVLSMLQKGFPYETISQITGIPAEEIAAIAQSQARPIKE, from the coding sequence ATGACGCGAGAACTCAACAGACTCAACGACGTATTTTTCAAATATCTCCTCGGCGATGAGAAGAAAAAATCGCTGACCCTGAGCTTTATCAACGGCATCTTAAACCGAACGGGAAACGACCTGTTTACCGATTTAGAGTTTCTGGATAAAGAAATGACGCCCATCACCGAAGCCGGCAAGGTGTCTGTCCTCGACATACGGGCCCGAATGAACGACGGCTCTCAGGTCAATATCGAAGTGCAGGTCTGCAAAGACCCCGATATGGCCCGCCGTTCCTTATACTACTGGGCAAGAATGTACAGCGGCGCACTTCATAAAGGCGCGCCCTACCGCAGCCTGATGCCGGCCATTTCCATCAACTTGATGGACTTCAACGCCTTTGAGCAGTATACGACGTGTCATCACTCCTACCACGTACGCAACGATGAAACCCACGACATCCTCATCGGCGATTTGGAAATGCATTTTATCGAGCTGGAAAAAATACGCATCGGAGACATTCGAAAATTGCGCAAGTCTGAACAATGGATCGCTTACTTTTCTCATCAATGCAGCGACGAACAACGGGAGGTGTTAGCCATGAGTGAACCGGCCATCAAAGAAGCGATGAACTGCGAAATGCATTTTACTCAGGATGAAAAGCTGCGCCGTAAATACGAAATTCAAGAAAAAGCGCGGCGCGACTACATTTCCATGATGTACAACATCGAAAAGGGCCGCGAAGAAGGCTTGGAAGAAGGACGAAAAGAAGGCCAGGAACAAGAGCGGCATCGCATCGTCCTGTCCATGCTCCAAAAAGGCTTTCCTTATGAAACCATTTCCCAAATTACAGGCATTCCGGCTGAAGAAATCGCAGCCATCGCCCAATCGCAGGCGCGGCCAATCAAAGAATAA
- a CDS encoding PTS transporter subunit IIABC — MKDQVFSVLQAIGRSFMLPVAILPIAGLLLGIGASFTNATTIQTYGLEGALGDGTLLHSLLTVMSSAGNVIFGNLPIIFAVGVAIGMAKQEKEVAALAAMISFFVMHASTNAVLKLSGQILPDGSIADGVLEGTIADVCGILSLQEGVFGGIIVGLGVAWLHNRYHKIVLPNALSFFGGSRFIPIVSTVVYMFVGIAMCFVWPVVQNGIFALGGLVTGTGYIGTLIFGIIKRALIPFGLHHVFYLPFWQTGVGGSMMIDGNLVQGGQNIFFAQLASPNVTHFSADATRYFSGEFIFMIFGLPGAALAMYRTAKPEKKKVAGGLLLSAALTSMLTGITEPIEFSFLFVAPLLFYVQVILAGAAYMIAHMLNIAVGLTFSGGLLDLFIFGILQGEDKTNWMYIIPVGVVYFFLYYFIFTFLIKKFDFKTPGREDDDTETKLFTKADVNARKAAAKGGDSDGAPVVDALSQTIARALGSKKNITAVDCCATRLRCSVADSSLVNDALLKATGAVGVIKKGTGVQVVYGPQVAVIKANLETYLETAPDVEAEEEAPMQAPEPQTITATEEAPEAAPANPENPAEKTYFNSPFTGELHPITDAPDEAFAGKMTGDGFFVYPTENTVYAPADGEVTFVFDTKHAIGMTTADGVEYLLHIGIDTVKLNGQGFTVFVEDGQEVKQGDKLMEFDDEFIKQNAPSDACLCIFTDMDAIPEVHTVTTGQVKALDKAVWF; from the coding sequence ATGAAAGACCAAGTTTTCAGCGTGCTGCAGGCCATCGGCCGAAGCTTCATGCTGCCGGTCGCCATCCTGCCTATTGCCGGTCTGCTCCTCGGCATCGGCGCGTCCTTCACGAACGCAACGACCATTCAGACCTACGGCCTGGAAGGCGCCCTCGGCGACGGCACGCTCCTGCACTCGCTGCTCACCGTCATGAGCAGCGCCGGCAACGTCATCTTCGGCAACCTGCCGATCATCTTTGCCGTCGGCGTCGCCATCGGCATGGCGAAGCAAGAAAAGGAAGTCGCAGCCTTAGCGGCTATGATTTCCTTCTTTGTCATGCACGCCTCTACGAACGCCGTATTGAAATTGTCGGGACAAATCCTGCCGGACGGCTCTATTGCCGACGGTGTTCTCGAAGGTACGATTGCCGATGTCTGCGGCATCTTGTCCCTGCAGGAAGGCGTATTCGGCGGCATCATCGTCGGCCTGGGCGTCGCCTGGCTCCACAACCGCTATCATAAAATCGTCCTGCCCAACGCCTTGTCCTTCTTCGGCGGCTCCCGCTTCATCCCGATTGTTTCCACCGTCGTCTACATGTTCGTCGGCATCGCCATGTGCTTCGTATGGCCTGTCGTACAAAACGGCATCTTCGCCCTCGGCGGCCTCGTCACCGGCACGGGCTATATCGGCACCCTGATTTTCGGCATCATCAAGCGGGCCCTCATTCCCTTCGGCCTGCACCACGTCTTCTATCTGCCCTTCTGGCAAACCGGCGTCGGCGGTTCTATGATGATTGACGGCAACCTCGTCCAGGGCGGCCAGAATATCTTCTTCGCCCAGCTGGCGTCGCCGAATGTCACCCATTTCAGCGCCGACGCGACGCGGTATTTCTCCGGCGAATTCATATTCATGATCTTCGGCCTTCCCGGCGCGGCCCTGGCGATGTACCGCACGGCAAAGCCGGAAAAGAAAAAGGTAGCCGGCGGCCTCCTGCTGTCAGCAGCCCTGACATCTATGCTCACGGGGATTACGGAACCTATTGAATTTTCCTTCCTCTTCGTTGCACCCCTGCTGTTTTACGTGCAGGTCATCCTGGCCGGCGCAGCCTACATGATCGCCCACATGCTGAATATCGCCGTAGGCCTGACCTTCTCCGGCGGCCTCCTCGACCTGTTTATCTTCGGTATTCTCCAGGGCGAGGATAAGACGAACTGGATGTACATCATCCCCGTAGGCGTCGTCTATTTCTTCCTGTACTATTTCATCTTCACCTTCCTCATCAAGAAATTCGACTTTAAGACGCCGGGCCGCGAAGACGACGACACGGAAACGAAGCTGTTCACCAAGGCCGACGTCAATGCCCGCAAAGCGGCGGCTAAAGGCGGCGACTCCGACGGAGCTCCCGTCGTCGACGCCCTGAGCCAGACCATCGCCCGCGCCCTGGGCAGCAAGAAAAATATCACCGCCGTAGACTGCTGCGCTACGCGGCTCCGCTGCTCCGTCGCCGATTCGTCCCTCGTCAACGACGCCCTCCTGAAAGCGACAGGAGCCGTCGGCGTCATCAAAAAGGGGACGGGCGTACAGGTCGTATACGGCCCGCAGGTCGCCGTCATCAAAGCCAATCTGGAAACATATCTCGAAACGGCGCCGGACGTCGAGGCGGAAGAAGAAGCGCCTATGCAGGCGCCGGAACCACAGACAATAACCGCCACGGAGGAAGCTCCCGAAGCCGCTCCGGCAAATCCAGAAAATCCGGCTGAAAAAACGTACTTCAACTCGCCCTTTACGGGAGAGCTGCATCCCATTACCGACGCTCCCGACGAAGCCTTTGCCGGCAAGATGACCGGCGACGGATTCTTCGTCTATCCGACGGAAAACACGGTCTATGCTCCGGCCGACGGCGAAGTCACCTTTGTCTTCGACACGAAGCACGCCATCGGCATGACCACAGCCGACGGAGTCGAATACCTTCTCCACATCGGCATCGATACGGTCAAATTAAACGGCCAGGGCTTTACGGTCTTCGTGGAAGACGGTCAGGAAGTCAAGCAAGGCGACAAGCTCATGGAATTCGACGACGAATTCATCAAGCAGAACGCCCCGTCTGACGCCTGCCTGTGCATCTTCACCGACATGGACGCCATTCCCGAAGTCCATACCGTGACGACCGGCCAGGTCAAAGCCTTAGACAAAGCCGTTTGGTTTTGA
- a CDS encoding flavodoxin has product MVEIVYWSGTGNTEAMAQEIEAAVKAAGADVESVRFEDTSVDAVASKDVILLGCPAMGAEELEETIVEPFFAELLPKLSGKKVGLFGSYGWGTGEWMDVWKQRTEDAGAVVIGTAIVNETPDNAEECAALGQAAAQA; this is encoded by the coding sequence ATGGTAGAAATCGTATATTGGAGCGGCACTGGCAATACGGAAGCCATGGCGCAGGAAATCGAAGCAGCCGTCAAAGCTGCCGGCGCCGATGTAGAATCGGTTCGTTTCGAAGATACAAGTGTAGATGCTGTTGCATCGAAGGACGTTATTTTGCTGGGCTGCCCCGCTATGGGCGCAGAAGAATTGGAAGAAACGATCGTTGAACCATTCTTCGCAGAGCTGCTTCCTAAATTAAGCGGCAAAAAGGTCGGTCTCTTCGGTTCGTACGGTTGGGGCACGGGCGAATGGATGGATGTCTGGAAACAGCGCACGGAAGACGCCGGCGCTGTCGTCATCGGCACGGCCATCGTCAATGAAACGCCGGACAACGCCGAAGAATGCGCCGCGCTGGGCCAGGCCGCCGCGCAGGCATAA
- a CDS encoding DUF3793 family protein has product MTKRRMCMNIDAILVNHCSPTLAGLKMGSLLCLPRLESRTDYEKLIDKYNHMYNQKGLHFRILYACPKRTLLYVYRPAMVASYIQDQAVMAFLTQYGYAAGDVLEHMLDHLADRFREGGCFPHESGIFLGYPLEDVCGFITHKGNHAKICGDWKVYGDADEASRIFRMFSCCREDYINRFAVGTTLESLIVA; this is encoded by the coding sequence ATGACGAAACGGAGGATGTGCATGAATATCGATGCTATATTAGTCAATCACTGTTCTCCTACCTTAGCGGGATTAAAGATGGGCTCGCTTCTCTGCCTCCCCCGCTTGGAATCTCGAACAGATTATGAAAAGTTAATTGATAAATACAATCATATGTATAACCAAAAAGGTCTTCACTTCCGCATATTGTACGCCTGTCCCAAACGCACCCTGTTATATGTATACAGACCGGCAATGGTCGCGTCCTACATACAGGATCAGGCCGTCATGGCCTTTTTAACGCAGTACGGCTATGCCGCCGGCGATGTCCTGGAGCACATGCTGGACCACCTGGCCGACCGGTTCCGCGAAGGCGGCTGTTTTCCCCATGAGTCCGGGATTTTTCTCGGATATCCCTTAGAAGATGTATGCGGCTTCATTACCCACAAGGGGAACCACGCCAAAATCTGCGGCGACTGGAAGGTCTACGGCGACGCCGACGAAGCGTCCCGCATATTCCGAATGTTCAGCTGCTGCCGGGAAGACTACATAAACAGATTTGCCGTTGGGACAACGTTAGAATCACTCATCGTAGCATAA
- a CDS encoding PaaI family thioesterase — MTQETTAVDTSWCFGCGKENPIGLKLDMKEIDGVWTAYFTPKKEHESYGDRMHGGLTSTLLDEVMGDCVFRKAGRPAYTAKLEIRFRSAVRIGETVKVEGWITSRRGRLVTAEGRVVHEDGSVAAESSAKMMLAK; from the coding sequence ATGACACAGGAAACGACCGCCGTCGACACAAGCTGGTGCTTTGGCTGCGGAAAAGAGAATCCCATCGGGTTAAAATTAGATATGAAAGAAATAGACGGCGTGTGGACGGCCTACTTTACGCCGAAGAAAGAGCACGAAAGCTACGGCGACCGCATGCACGGCGGGCTGACGAGCACCCTGCTGGACGAGGTCATGGGAGACTGCGTATTCCGCAAGGCCGGCAGGCCTGCCTATACGGCAAAGCTGGAAATCCGCTTCCGCAGCGCCGTACGCATCGGCGAAACGGTCAAGGTAGAGGGATGGATTACGTCGCGCCGGGGCCGGCTGGTCACGGCGGAAGGGCGTGTCGTCCATGAAGACGGCTCTGTCGCCGCCGAAAGCTCGGCGAAGATGATGCTGGCGAAATAA
- a CDS encoding PLP-dependent aminotransferase family protein encodes MPVNSFETYPMSWKPAWSKERPLYQSLARRLEEDIRSGALLPGTKLPPQRELADFLDINVSTVSQAFRICSDKGLLTSVTGSGTFVAYDAMTNLSLAPDRTEPLIELASMMPETIAVDGVVASLQSMLAEEKAPSFFQYSCGSAAWRRMAALDLLRRAGAVGDEGTVAAANGGQNAIVASLLALCRPGDRLGVDPLVYSGLKQAARLLGVRLVPVAQEQGEMSTDGIRYAVQNHQIKGLYVVPDFQNPTAHVMSEQGRRTIAQIAEDEGLFIIEDGVARLMAADPLPTIQSLAPERTFFILSLSKVLLPTLRMAYILCPPAYAGTLQDIVQSLHLSQSELLAELTARLLVSGAAEALIAARREGAARRNAIAEEILQGYTLLGSSECLSRWLVLPEGLTGTQAEAEARRRGVAVYGDAHFAVGPASRQHGLRLAVTAPADDDELAEGLRRLKSILDDWHP; translated from the coding sequence ATGCCTGTCAATTCTTTTGAAACCTATCCCATGTCCTGGAAGCCGGCATGGAGTAAGGAACGGCCCCTGTACCAGTCGCTGGCGCGGCGTTTGGAAGAGGACATCCGTTCCGGCGCGCTGCTGCCGGGGACGAAGCTGCCGCCGCAGCGGGAGCTGGCCGACTTTTTGGACATCAACGTCAGCACCGTATCGCAGGCCTTCCGCATCTGCTCGGATAAAGGCCTGCTGACCAGTGTGACCGGCAGCGGAACCTTTGTGGCCTACGATGCCATGACGAATTTGTCCCTTGCCCCCGACAGGACGGAACCCTTGATCGAGCTGGCCTCGATGATGCCGGAGACGATTGCCGTCGACGGCGTCGTCGCGTCGCTGCAATCCATGCTGGCGGAAGAAAAGGCGCCTTCATTCTTTCAATACAGCTGCGGCAGCGCGGCGTGGCGCAGGATGGCCGCCTTGGACTTGCTGCGTCGCGCCGGTGCGGTGGGAGACGAAGGGACTGTCGCGGCAGCGAACGGCGGGCAAAACGCCATTGTCGCTTCCCTTCTAGCCCTGTGCCGTCCCGGCGACCGGCTGGGCGTAGACCCTCTCGTATATTCCGGCCTCAAACAGGCCGCCAGGCTGTTGGGCGTGCGGCTGGTTCCCGTCGCGCAGGAACAGGGCGAAATGAGCACCGACGGCATTCGCTATGCCGTGCAGAATCACCAGATCAAGGGGTTGTACGTCGTGCCGGATTTTCAAAATCCGACGGCTCACGTCATGAGCGAACAAGGCCGCCGCACGATAGCCCAGATTGCCGAAGACGAAGGGCTGTTTATCATCGAAGATGGCGTAGCCCGGCTCATGGCCGCCGATCCGCTGCCGACGATTCAGTCCTTGGCTCCGGAGAGAACCTTTTTTATCCTCAGCCTGTCGAAGGTGCTGCTGCCGACGCTGCGCATGGCCTATATCCTCTGCCCTCCGGCCTATGCCGGTACGCTGCAGGACATCGTGCAGAGCCTGCACCTATCGCAGTCGGAACTGCTGGCAGAGCTGACGGCCCGCCTTCTCGTGTCCGGCGCAGCGGAGGCGCTGATTGCAGCCCGTCGTGAAGGGGCTGCCCGAAGGAACGCCATTGCCGAGGAAATCCTACAGGGATATACGCTCTTAGGCAGTTCCGAATGCCTGAGCCGCTGGCTGGTCCTGCCGGAAGGACTGACGGGGACGCAGGCGGAAGCCGAGGCGAGACGGCGGGGCGTAGCCGTATATGGCGACGCCCACTTTGCCGTCGGTCCTGCAAGTCGGCAGCACGGCCTGCGCCTGGCTGTGACTGCTCCGGCTGACGACGACGAACTGGCCGAGGGGCTGAGGCGGCTGAAATCCATATTGGACGATTGGCACCCGTAA
- a CDS encoding PhzF family phenazine biosynthesis protein, whose product MMKCYVVDAFTKEMFKGNPAAVCVLDSWISDELMQRIAMENNLSETAFTVKEGDAYRLRWFTPGGEIDLCGHATLATAYVLAHFVAPEEQVFRFQTMSGELVVSRDGERLSMDFPAYEIKEIPVTDAMTAVIGARPVAAYMGRDLVCILPAEDDVRQAKPDMEAMKSLDGLLLHITAQGTDYDCVSRSFAPKLNVAEDPVCGSGHCHIVPIWAKALGKDHIKAYQASKRGGELYCKLDGSRVTLAGYACLYSIAELHVGI is encoded by the coding sequence ATGATGAAATGCTATGTTGTCGACGCCTTTACAAAAGAGATGTTTAAAGGAAATCCGGCGGCAGTCTGCGTCCTCGATTCGTGGATATCGGACGAACTCATGCAGCGCATCGCCATGGAGAACAACCTGTCCGAAACGGCCTTTACGGTCAAGGAAGGTGACGCCTACCGCCTGCGTTGGTTTACGCCGGGCGGTGAAATTGATTTGTGCGGCCATGCCACACTGGCGACGGCCTACGTGCTGGCCCATTTCGTAGCGCCGGAAGAACAGGTATTCCGCTTTCAGACGATGAGCGGCGAATTGGTCGTCTCACGGGACGGCGAACGGCTGTCTATGGACTTTCCGGCTTATGAGATAAAGGAAATCCCCGTGACGGACGCCATGACGGCGGTCATCGGCGCGCGGCCTGTGGCGGCGTATATGGGACGGGACTTGGTCTGCATCCTGCCGGCAGAAGACGACGTGCGGCAGGCGAAGCCCGATATGGAAGCGATGAAATCCTTAGACGGCCTGCTGCTGCACATTACGGCCCAAGGGACAGACTACGACTGTGTGAGCCGCAGCTTCGCGCCGAAGCTCAACGTCGCTGAAGACCCGGTCTGCGGCTCCGGCCACTGCCACATCGTGCCTATCTGGGCCAAGGCGCTGGGAAAAGATCACATCAAGGCCTATCAGGCGTCGAAACGAGGCGGCGAGCTGTACTGCAAACTCGACGGCAGCCGCGTGACCTTGGCGGGATACGCCTGCCTGTATTCCATCGCGGAGCTTCATGTAGGAATTTAG